A section of the Kribbella sp. HUAS MG21 genome encodes:
- a CDS encoding RHS repeat-associated core domain-containing protein — MKRSAIRWRRKAAVVTAGLLALSLAVPAAAAQPETKTPKPVSPAVPATPTVETKDFVPAPVPERPRPQAPAARTDWPKDGAAEVAVGATSAKAGDLPIRVARSGRTSPAKVEVRLDAAADHRMTFRVRRTDGAKVAGTVRVFLDYSTFRDSFGADWASRLYVIDADGQRIKAQGNDTDSARLYADVPVGATASTFTVAEGASGSAGTFKATSLAPSGQWQVSTASGGFSWSYPFQVPQVPGGLVPELQASYSSQSVDGRTVATNNQPSWVGEGWDLGGGFIERSYKGCADDLDGNNGKTKTGDLCWETENAVLSLGQRSGRLILENGVWRPENDDGTKVEHLVRTAGVNGDDNGEYWRITTPDGTQYYFGLTRLPGWASGRATTGSTWTVPVYGNDAGEPCHQATFAASACQQAYRWNLDYVVDRNDNAMSYYYDVETGKYGQNLGASVATYTRAGSLKRIEYGLRAGNAYASAPARVVLTTADRCAANQNCAVHDGKAWPDVPWSLECATADCKDELSPTFWTTKRLAKINTQVWAGGVDYAHVNQWNLAHSYPAPGDGTAAPLWLDSITRTGLATDTYVALPPVKFAYEMKANRVDSITDGLPKLNRPRLISITSESGGRINVAYAGTDCAPGALPTPDSNGKRCFPVRWLMEPEVEPRNDWFHKYVVSQITEDDLLTGNFAGRTAYTYEGAPAWAYDHNPLADPKYRSWTDWRGYEKVLVTRGDKTQEPNSQQSATRYQYFRGMNGDRTAAGGTKAVSIKDTTGTVLTDSKQYAGLVREEITYNGVGGPEVGGSIHDPWSRRTAVQAPYEAHQVEQTRTVSRTALAAGGVRTTEVLTKYDAYGNETEVDDRGDTATAADDRCTTTTYNRNTGQWLMDLVSHVRTVGVACGATPSYPADAIEDVRTSYDGGAFDAVPPRGNPSRVEQAKSYSGSTPAYLTKSTTTYDAFGRPLETKDALGRPTTTAYVDTNGVTTSVTTTNALGHVRTQRIDPRLGQPVTETDADGRVTSLKYDALGRLTAVWKPGRTEANLEKPHLEFAYGVRSSGGPNWVKTLTLTANGTQVASYQLLDGFLRLRQTQSPSPLGGRILTDEYRNSRGLVHFKRAPYYDNDSAPGTTLATLVHGVVPNATAIGYDGAERVTGEAHVEYGTEKWRTTTTYGGDRVTVLPPAGGTLTTTVTDARGRTTARLQYQGRTTDSAAETTRYGYTKRSELASLTDSAGNVWRYEYDVLGRKVKADDPDKGVAAMAYDDADQLVSTTDARGKTIVSSYDLLGRKVETRNGSAAGPLLTKSVYDTLSKGQLTSSTRYVGTNAYVRAVTGYDEAGRPKGEQVVVPAVEDKLAGTYTTTQTYADSGSVWSTSLPKLGDLAAETLNYSYDDLGLQEKLTGATPYVTDTKYSGLAEVVQLVMGPTDRTLWRTSFYDAGTGRLNQVKTHRDSAGDMLAADQTYSYDATGNVTRSTNQVQGRALDTQCYTYDHLRRTTAAWTATDNCAGAPDPSRIGGPAPYWQQYTYDLTGNRTTATVKGLGGAADKVSTYAYGQPGSDLPHAVRSVTTGSTVATYEYDAAGNTTSRTGPDGQPQPLVWDDEGQLAAVGSSNYVYDADGKVLIRRDAASSTLYVGNGELTVTNGVAKGTRYYDGIGVRTSTGLTWTVADRFGTNQTALNATTLAITTRELDPFGAPRGTTTPWPGGNRTFVGGNPTGDTGLTRLGAREYDPALGRFLSVDPIIDPQDPQQLNAYTYANNSPSTFTDPDGLKLIEGDSGPTYSNQAAVNNAAAAGKLGKSGGKSSGPSGGKAKTRPGSRVNLCAIVKCNVGKKMMVHNWLLRNMNTELLDIIRDYSEEAGIDPQLLLAMLISESEDGHDSWTDSPLSPINGSTGVANLQEQPFVAAAIHARGNLDFGYHETFSVTDNRQAHNSIKAAAYYISFLQTKLRKSVGTPKYVTEAQAIRIGYNMGVGRVMTQYPSTGTTVHLNLGRDNMSRVANLNRAPRGQHANVLRRFAFQYDIAGRLLDVG; from the coding sequence ATGAAACGATCAGCAATCCGATGGCGTCGCAAGGCGGCCGTCGTGACAGCGGGGCTGCTCGCGCTGTCCCTCGCCGTTCCCGCGGCGGCCGCGCAGCCGGAGACCAAGACGCCGAAGCCCGTCAGCCCCGCGGTCCCGGCGACGCCGACCGTGGAGACGAAGGACTTCGTCCCGGCACCGGTGCCGGAGCGGCCCAGGCCGCAGGCCCCGGCGGCGCGGACGGACTGGCCGAAGGACGGTGCCGCGGAGGTCGCTGTCGGCGCGACGTCCGCCAAGGCCGGTGACCTCCCGATCAGAGTCGCCCGCTCGGGCCGGACGTCGCCGGCCAAGGTGGAGGTGCGGCTGGACGCCGCCGCCGACCACCGGATGACCTTCCGGGTACGTCGTACCGACGGAGCGAAGGTGGCGGGTACGGTGCGCGTCTTCCTCGACTACTCGACGTTCCGCGACTCCTTCGGCGCCGACTGGGCCTCCCGGCTGTATGTCATCGATGCGGACGGGCAGCGCATCAAGGCTCAGGGCAATGACACCGACAGCGCCCGGCTGTACGCCGACGTACCGGTCGGTGCGACCGCGTCGACCTTCACCGTGGCCGAGGGAGCGAGCGGCTCGGCGGGGACCTTCAAGGCGACCTCGCTGGCGCCGTCCGGCCAGTGGCAGGTGTCCACGGCGAGCGGCGGCTTCAGCTGGTCGTATCCGTTCCAGGTCCCGCAGGTGCCCGGCGGACTCGTTCCGGAACTGCAGGCCTCGTACTCGTCGCAGTCCGTGGACGGGCGAACCGTTGCCACCAACAACCAGCCCTCGTGGGTCGGTGAGGGCTGGGACCTGGGCGGCGGGTTCATCGAGCGCTCCTACAAGGGCTGCGCGGACGACCTCGACGGCAACAACGGCAAGACCAAGACCGGGGACCTCTGCTGGGAGACCGAGAACGCGGTGCTGTCGCTGGGACAGCGCTCCGGGCGATTGATCCTCGAGAACGGCGTCTGGCGCCCGGAGAACGACGACGGGACGAAGGTCGAACACCTGGTGCGGACCGCCGGCGTCAACGGTGACGACAACGGCGAGTACTGGCGGATCACGACCCCGGACGGGACGCAGTACTACTTCGGTCTGACCAGGCTGCCCGGCTGGGCCAGCGGCCGTGCGACCACGGGGTCGACGTGGACGGTCCCCGTCTACGGCAACGACGCCGGGGAGCCGTGTCACCAGGCGACGTTCGCCGCCAGTGCCTGCCAGCAGGCCTACCGGTGGAACCTGGACTATGTGGTCGATCGCAACGACAACGCGATGAGCTACTACTACGACGTCGAGACCGGCAAGTACGGCCAGAACCTGGGCGCGTCCGTGGCGACGTACACCAGGGCCGGGTCGCTCAAGCGGATCGAGTACGGCCTGCGTGCGGGGAACGCGTATGCGTCGGCACCGGCCCGCGTCGTGCTGACCACGGCCGACCGGTGTGCCGCGAACCAGAACTGTGCGGTGCACGACGGCAAGGCGTGGCCGGACGTGCCGTGGTCGCTCGAGTGCGCGACCGCCGACTGCAAGGACGAGCTGTCGCCGACGTTCTGGACGACCAAGCGGCTGGCCAAGATCAACACGCAGGTCTGGGCCGGTGGGGTCGACTATGCGCACGTCAACCAGTGGAACCTCGCGCACAGCTACCCCGCACCCGGCGACGGAACCGCCGCGCCGCTGTGGCTCGACTCCATCACCCGGACCGGCCTGGCCACGGACACGTACGTCGCTCTGCCCCCGGTGAAGTTCGCCTACGAGATGAAGGCGAACCGCGTCGACTCGATCACCGACGGCCTGCCGAAGCTCAACCGGCCGCGGCTGATCAGCATCACCAGCGAGTCCGGCGGCCGCATCAACGTCGCGTATGCCGGGACCGACTGCGCGCCGGGTGCGCTGCCGACACCGGACAGCAACGGCAAGCGCTGCTTCCCGGTCCGCTGGCTGATGGAGCCCGAGGTGGAGCCGCGCAACGACTGGTTCCACAAGTACGTCGTCAGCCAGATCACCGAGGACGACCTGCTCACCGGCAACTTCGCCGGCCGTACCGCCTACACCTACGAGGGCGCGCCGGCCTGGGCGTACGACCACAACCCGCTCGCCGACCCGAAGTACCGCAGCTGGACCGACTGGCGCGGGTACGAGAAGGTGCTGGTCACCCGTGGCGACAAGACGCAGGAGCCGAACAGCCAGCAGTCGGCCACCCGGTACCAGTACTTCCGTGGCATGAACGGTGACCGGACCGCGGCCGGCGGGACCAAGGCGGTCAGCATCAAGGACACCACCGGCACCGTTCTGACGGACTCCAAGCAGTACGCCGGCCTGGTCCGCGAGGAGATCACCTACAACGGCGTCGGCGGGCCAGAGGTCGGCGGATCGATCCACGACCCGTGGTCGCGCCGCACCGCCGTACAGGCGCCGTACGAAGCCCATCAGGTGGAGCAGACCCGTACCGTCAGCCGGACCGCGCTGGCCGCCGGCGGGGTTCGTACCACCGAGGTGCTGACCAAGTACGACGCCTACGGCAACGAGACCGAGGTCGACGACCGCGGCGACACCGCGACGGCGGCCGACGACCGCTGTACGACGACGACGTACAACCGGAACACCGGTCAGTGGCTGATGGACCTGGTCTCGCACGTCCGCACCGTCGGCGTGGCCTGCGGCGCCACACCGTCGTACCCGGCGGATGCGATCGAGGACGTCCGGACGTCGTACGACGGCGGTGCCTTCGACGCGGTCCCGCCGCGCGGCAACCCGAGCCGGGTCGAGCAGGCCAAGTCCTACAGCGGCAGCACTCCGGCGTACCTGACGAAGAGCACGACCACCTACGATGCTTTCGGCCGTCCGCTGGAGACGAAGGACGCGCTCGGCCGGCCGACGACCACCGCGTACGTCGACACGAACGGTGTGACCACCTCCGTCACGACCACGAACGCGCTCGGCCACGTCCGGACACAGCGCATCGACCCGCGGCTCGGGCAACCGGTGACGGAGACGGACGCCGACGGCCGCGTCACGTCGCTGAAGTACGACGCGCTCGGCCGGCTGACCGCGGTCTGGAAACCCGGCCGCACGGAGGCGAATCTCGAGAAGCCGCACCTGGAGTTCGCCTACGGTGTCCGCAGCTCCGGCGGACCGAACTGGGTGAAGACCCTCACGCTGACGGCCAACGGCACACAGGTGGCGTCGTACCAGTTGCTGGACGGGTTCCTGCGGCTGCGGCAGACACAGTCGCCCAGCCCGCTCGGCGGCCGGATTCTCACCGACGAGTACCGGAACAGCCGCGGCCTGGTGCACTTCAAACGAGCGCCGTACTACGACAACGACTCCGCGCCCGGAACCACGCTGGCCACACTCGTGCACGGTGTGGTCCCCAACGCCACAGCGATCGGTTACGACGGCGCGGAACGTGTCACGGGTGAGGCGCACGTCGAGTACGGGACGGAGAAGTGGCGGACCACGACGACGTACGGCGGTGACCGGGTGACCGTCCTGCCGCCGGCCGGCGGCACGTTGACGACCACCGTCACCGATGCTCGCGGGCGGACCACCGCCAGGCTGCAGTACCAGGGACGGACCACGGACAGTGCGGCCGAGACGACCCGGTACGGCTACACCAAGCGCAGCGAGCTGGCGTCGCTGACCGATTCGGCCGGCAACGTCTGGCGGTACGAGTACGACGTACTCGGCCGCAAGGTGAAGGCGGACGACCCGGACAAGGGCGTGGCCGCCATGGCGTACGACGACGCCGACCAGCTCGTCAGCACGACGGACGCGCGCGGCAAGACGATCGTGTCGAGCTACGACCTTCTCGGGCGCAAGGTGGAGACCCGCAACGGTTCGGCCGCGGGACCGTTGCTGACGAAGTCCGTCTACGACACGCTGTCGAAGGGGCAGCTGACGTCGTCGACGCGGTACGTCGGCACGAACGCATACGTGCGGGCAGTCACCGGGTACGACGAGGCCGGCCGCCCGAAGGGGGAGCAGGTCGTCGTACCGGCGGTCGAGGACAAGCTGGCGGGCACGTACACCACGACGCAGACCTACGCCGACAGCGGCAGCGTCTGGTCGACCAGCCTGCCGAAGCTCGGCGACCTCGCCGCCGAGACCCTGAACTACTCGTACGACGACCTCGGCCTGCAGGAGAAGCTGACCGGCGCCACGCCGTACGTGACCGACACGAAGTACAGCGGGCTGGCCGAGGTCGTCCAGCTCGTCATGGGGCCGACGGATCGCACGCTGTGGCGGACGAGCTTCTACGACGCCGGCACCGGACGGCTGAACCAGGTCAAGACGCACCGCGACTCCGCCGGAGACATGCTGGCCGCCGACCAGACCTACAGCTACGACGCGACCGGCAATGTCACCCGCAGTACCAACCAGGTCCAGGGCCGGGCGCTGGACACGCAGTGCTACACCTACGACCACCTGCGCCGTACGACGGCCGCGTGGACGGCGACCGACAACTGCGCGGGCGCTCCGGACCCGAGCCGGATCGGCGGGCCGGCGCCGTACTGGCAGCAGTACACGTACGACCTGACGGGGAACCGCACGACGGCGACCGTGAAGGGGCTTGGCGGTGCGGCTGACAAGGTGAGCACGTACGCCTACGGTCAGCCCGGCAGCGACCTGCCGCACGCGGTCCGGTCCGTCACGACCGGCTCGACGGTGGCGACGTACGAGTACGACGCGGCCGGCAACACGACCAGCCGCACCGGCCCCGACGGGCAGCCCCAGCCACTCGTCTGGGACGACGAGGGCCAGCTAGCCGCGGTGGGCAGCAGCAACTACGTGTACGACGCGGACGGCAAGGTCCTGATCCGCCGCGACGCCGCCTCCAGCACCCTCTACGTTGGCAACGGCGAACTGACAGTCACGAACGGAGTCGCGAAGGGCACCCGCTACTACGACGGCATCGGCGTCCGCACCAGCACAGGCCTCACGTGGACAGTCGCAGACCGCTTCGGCACCAACCAAACGGCCCTGAACGCCACCACCCTGGCCATCACCACCCGCGAACTGGACCCCTTCGGCGCCCCCCGAGGCACCACCACCCCCTGGCCCGGAGGCAACCGCACCTTCGTAGGAGGCAACCCCACCGGAGACACCGGCCTCACCCGCCTAGGAGCCCGAGAATACGACCCAGCCCTGGGCCGCTTCCTCTCGGTAGACCCCATCATCGACCCCCAAGACCCTCAACAACTAAACGCCTACACCTACGCCAACAACAGCCCATCCACCTTCACCGACCCCGACGGCCTGAAACTCATCGAAGGCGACAGCGGCCCCACTTACTCCAACCAGGCGGCGGTGAACAACGCAGCCGCGGCCGGCAAACTCGGCAAATCCGGCGGCAAGTCGAGTGGCCCGTCTGGTGGCAAGGCGAAGACCAGACCTGGATCCCGCGTGAACCTGTGCGCAATCGTCAAATGCAACGTCGGAAAGAAGATGATGGTGCACAACTGGTTGCTGAGGAACATGAACACCGAGCTCCTTGACATTATTCGTGACTACTCCGAGGAGGCTGGCATCGACCCGCAGTTGCTCTTGGCGATGCTGATCTCCGAGAGCGAGGACGGGCATGACAGTTGGACCGACTCCCCGTTGAGTCCGATCAACGGCAGCACCGGCGTCGCCAACCTGCAGGAGCAGCCTTTCGTTGCGGCCGCGATCCATGCTCGTGGAAACCTCGACTTCGGTTACCACGAGACCTTTTCGGTCACCGACAACCGCCAGGCCCACAACTCCATCAAGGCAGCGGCCTACTACATTTCCTTCCTGCAGACCAAGCTTCGGAAGAGCGTGGGCACCCCGAAGTACGTGACGGAGGCACAGGCGATCCGCATCGGGTACAACATGGGTGTCGGGCGAGTCATGACGCAATACCCGAGCACTGGGACGACGGTTCACTTGAACCTGGGCCGGGACAACATGTCACGTGTCGCCAACCTCAACCGGGCTCCGCGCGGGCAACACGCGAACGTCCTGCGCCGATTCGCGTTCCAGTACGACATCGCCGGTCGACTGTTGGACGTGGGCTGA
- the mreD gene encoding rod shape-determining protein MreD yields MIALRIGLAALFLMIAVTVQTSVLTNIAVAGVTCDLTLIVVIALALSRGPEWGAITGFAGGLLLDVVPPADHTAGRWALALAIAGYVAGLIRRERTSSGPVGPLGVALTVVLGTAISFFLYSATGSLLHDPTVDWGEFGVRLGIAAGYDVVGAIVVIPLVMWIMGRVQPPRERRRVAP; encoded by the coding sequence TTGATCGCACTACGCATCGGGTTGGCTGCCCTGTTCCTGATGATCGCCGTGACCGTGCAGACGTCCGTCCTGACCAACATCGCGGTCGCCGGCGTGACGTGTGACCTCACGTTGATCGTGGTGATCGCGCTGGCGCTGTCCCGCGGCCCCGAGTGGGGCGCGATCACCGGGTTCGCCGGCGGCCTGCTGCTGGACGTCGTGCCGCCCGCCGACCACACCGCCGGGCGCTGGGCGCTCGCACTGGCGATCGCCGGGTACGTCGCCGGCCTGATCCGCCGGGAGCGGACGTCGAGCGGGCCGGTCGGTCCGCTCGGGGTGGCGCTGACCGTCGTACTCGGGACGGCGATCTCGTTCTTCCTGTACAGCGCGACCGGCTCGCTGCTGCACGACCCGACCGTCGACTGGGGTGAGTTCGGGGTCCGCCTCGGCATCGCCGCCGGGTACGACGTGGTCGGCGCGATCGTGGTGATCCCGCTGGTCATGTGGATCATGGGCCGCGTCCAGCCGCCTCGGGAACGCCGCCGGGTCGCGCCATGA
- a CDS encoding rod shape-determining protein, with product MLGRDMAVDLGTANTLVYVRGRGVVLNEPSVVATRTDEPQEAVAFGHEAKKMIGRTPGNITAIRPLKDGVIADFDAAEQMLRYFIQRVHRRRYFAKPRIVVCVPSGITAVEQRAVRDAGYMAGARKVYIIEEPMAAALGSNLEVRDATGNMVVDIGGGTTEVAVISFGGIVTSQSIRVAGDAIDKAIVNYCKKEFSLLLGEATSEQIKMTIGSAFPTTDGPDSEIRGRDMVSGLPRTVKVSSADMRQAIEEPITAIVDAVKATLDKTPPELAGDIVDRGIVLTGGGALLKGMDERLRHETGIPIHVAENPLDAVVLGAGKCVDNIETLNRILVTDNRR from the coding sequence ATGCTGGGCCGCGACATGGCGGTGGACCTGGGGACCGCGAACACGTTGGTGTACGTGCGGGGCCGTGGTGTCGTGCTGAACGAGCCTTCGGTGGTCGCTACGCGGACCGACGAGCCGCAGGAGGCGGTGGCGTTCGGGCACGAGGCGAAGAAGATGATCGGGCGGACGCCGGGGAACATCACCGCGATCCGGCCGCTCAAGGACGGTGTGATCGCCGACTTCGACGCCGCCGAGCAGATGCTGCGGTACTTCATCCAGCGGGTGCACCGCCGGCGGTACTTCGCCAAGCCGCGGATCGTGGTCTGCGTGCCCTCGGGGATCACCGCGGTCGAGCAGCGCGCGGTCCGCGACGCCGGGTACATGGCCGGCGCCCGCAAGGTGTACATCATCGAGGAGCCGATGGCCGCCGCGCTCGGGTCGAATCTCGAGGTCCGCGACGCGACCGGCAACATGGTGGTCGACATCGGCGGCGGGACGACGGAGGTCGCGGTCATCTCGTTCGGCGGCATCGTCACCAGCCAGTCGATCCGGGTGGCCGGCGACGCGATCGACAAGGCGATCGTGAACTACTGCAAGAAGGAGTTCTCGCTGCTGCTCGGCGAGGCCACTTCGGAGCAGATCAAGATGACGATCGGGTCGGCGTTCCCGACCACCGACGGTCCGGACAGCGAGATCCGCGGCCGGGACATGGTCTCCGGCCTGCCGCGCACCGTGAAGGTGTCGTCGGCGGACATGCGGCAGGCGATCGAGGAGCCGATCACGGCGATCGTCGACGCGGTGAAGGCGACCCTGGACAAGACCCCGCCGGAGCTGGCCGGTGACATCGTCGACCGTGGCATCGTGCTGACCGGCGGCGGCGCGCTGCTGAAGGGCATGGACGAGCGGCTCCGGCACGAGACCGGCATCCCGATCCACGTCGCCGAGAACCCGCTGGACGCGGTCGTGCTCGGCGCCGGCAAGTGCGTCGACAACATCGAGACCCTCAACCGCATCCTGGTCACCGACAACCGGCGCTGA
- the mreC gene encoding rod shape-determining protein MreC, with protein sequence MLKDLGSPSSRNSSARSAPTRSAFRSAGEMPLRSAGTPREVRRRRSVLALVILACFTLIVLDARRSAGSPVEPLREGAAAVFGPLESTATSARQPVDNLRDRFAEMDRLKTENEKLQRENEELTRQLNTSDYARNRALELDKLLKVAPAYTMTPARVIGIGGAQTFSHTVTIDAGTADGVRADMTVLNGAGLVGRVVRTTQGTATVLLIGDRNSTVGGRLNSTMALGFVSGRGDVAGTLDYKLVDPKARPKVGDRIVTWGSSGNAPYVPGVPIGVVTAVTANVGSLGSTATIKPYVDPTRIDTVGVVTGPPARPPRPQLTGKGN encoded by the coding sequence ATGCTCAAAGACCTCGGTAGCCCGTCGAGCCGGAACTCGTCCGCGCGCAGCGCGCCGACCCGCAGCGCGTTCCGTTCGGCGGGTGAGATGCCGCTGCGCTCGGCCGGTACGCCGCGCGAGGTCCGCCGCCGCCGGTCCGTGCTGGCGCTGGTGATCCTCGCCTGTTTCACGCTGATCGTGCTCGACGCGCGCCGGTCGGCCGGTTCGCCGGTGGAGCCGCTGCGGGAGGGCGCGGCGGCCGTGTTCGGCCCGCTGGAGTCGACCGCGACCTCGGCCCGGCAGCCTGTGGACAACCTCCGCGACAGATTCGCGGAAATGGATAGGTTGAAGACCGAGAACGAAAAACTGCAAAGGGAGAACGAGGAGCTCACCCGGCAGCTGAACACCTCCGACTACGCCCGGAACCGGGCGCTGGAGCTGGACAAGCTGCTGAAGGTGGCGCCGGCGTACACGATGACGCCGGCCCGGGTGATCGGGATCGGTGGCGCGCAGACGTTCAGCCACACGGTGACGATCGACGCCGGGACGGCGGACGGCGTGCGCGCGGACATGACGGTGCTGAACGGGGCCGGTCTGGTCGGCCGGGTGGTGCGCACCACCCAGGGGACCGCGACCGTGCTGCTGATCGGCGACCGGAACTCGACCGTCGGCGGCCGGCTGAACTCGACGATGGCGCTCGGTTTCGTCTCCGGCCGCGGCGACGTGGCCGGGACGCTCGACTACAAGCTGGTCGACCCGAAGGCACGGCCCAAGGTCGGCGACCGGATCGTCACCTGGGGCTCCAGCGGCAACGCGCCGTACGTGCCCGGGGTGCCGATCGGCGTCGTCACCGCCGTGACCGCCAACGTCGGCTCGCTCGGCTCCACCGCCACCATCAAGCCGTACGTCGACCCGACCCGGATCGACACCGTCGGCGTGGTGACCGGACCACCGGCCCGGCCGCCGCGCCCACAACTCACAGGAAAGGGGAACTGA